A region from the Aphis gossypii isolate Hap1 chromosome 1, ASM2018417v2, whole genome shotgun sequence genome encodes:
- the LOC114119628 gene encoding RAB11-binding protein RELCH homolog isoform X2: MAEDGPSGPSYGDIAKKLLDDRLLLTALELHYELVEAGKELPGLREFFSNPSNFEHSSPQNDNISITLTRSSSQATLDSLEMTRYSEDGDKTVNERVAILEFELRKAKDTINALRTNLTVAAVESEEFAGEDPKITQYDDRIKPHEQRVLNFLVNEYLMQHNYKLTSITFADENENQDFEIWDDVGLNISRPPHLLSLYRDRAKSYLKSDVSCQSEKYNCTNTATQMDGDYSDLTKIISDLENENENLLSQLQLLKSTKDLSDVTPKMSKEKWLRPDKRNKQKVLKNSESSVFCDMLINKCWPDQQLPLMHLDVDLDILSDDGVELNLYPILRILENQRLRNQNDENILEAEKQEDFIILSVLLMHIHPDILEREKILHSLFNMRKKPNKKERSSIIGGLSWFLKYSNSEFFEKELLPQLWHLLIDKYAEKRLLVAEACSWFSPLINCESRQSLLSVLQQMLIEDTDESVRAATIKSIAINTVYIFDSDKYAQIEELLFVGLKDNLKYIVEITIGVLLPVLAKWAFDKGRLQSNCYLRLMNSLTTQIKTLDSQKKSQKTDHLESNCCYMVNAIRSILPYLVLFVASAPECISLQNEDTPRGELRTGFADICVGLCNPQIFYNDPNNTIGTVMCTFDAVVEENKITWPRLQWLFECMLPCLIESSSLVSIENQKLLQSLIALFQSFCCGFGSKFTQNKVKPLFIKKIQDLEKSLGKIGNALPSMSLICIYMCSVLAPIEREEHELEATLKKYVCTLPLCGVPIDVLHFTVSQLALNHQRLHELILSSLWEGVISQKETVRFAVTELLSSVMPYLSDINITNRIVPALITLSNDSNCDVKIALVPVIGRLMMSTNNKDTIEKCRFQMKSLMDDRTLSDSIVFATELITAFGKLAPKSDQVYREDVMMVQLNMYSGVAVRTSDITKKIELTRVLLDAFSTVLYECTLSPSAITSSLLPSLRCLEELCNVNNLSQKELSTMLIKEAESRLPSQSEIGSSVTQDLKPKMVKMFQSSNIAKQTMFWKKNNQSQ; encoded by the exons ATGGCCGAGGACGGGCCGTCCGGTCCGAGCTACGGAGATATAGCCAAAAAACTGTTGGACGACCGTCTGTTGCTCACTGCCCTGGAACTCCATTACGAACTCGTCGAAGCCGGAAAGGAGCTACCTGGTCTCAGAGAGTTTTTCTCCAACCCCAGCAACTTTGAACACTCGTCCCCGCAAAATGACAACATCAGCATTACGCTGA ctCGTTCGTCGAGTCAAGCTACATTGGACTCCTTGGAGATGACCAGGTACTCTGAAGATGGTGATAAAACGGTCAATGAACGAGTAGCTATCCTTGAGTTTGAACTACGCAAAGCCAAAGACACAATTAACGCCCTTAGAACGAATTTGACAGTGGCAGCTGtag aatctgAAGAATTTGCCGGGGAAGATCCTAAAATTACCCAATATGATGATAGAATTAAACCACATGAACAGAGAGTTctcaattttttagtaaatgaatacttaatgcaacataattataagttaacatCGATTACATTTGcagatgaaaatgaaaatcaa GATTTTGAAATCTGGGATGATGTTGGTCTGAATATTTCAAGACCACCtcatttattatcattgtatagaGATCGAGCTAAAAGTTACTTGAAATCAGATGTATCTTGTCAGAgtgaaaaatacaattgcACAAATACTGCTACCCAG ATGGATGGAGACTACAGTgacttaacaaaaataatctcTGATctagaaaatgaaaatgaaaatcttCTTTCTCAATTACaatt GCTCAAATCAACTAAAGATTTATCTGATGTAACCCCTAAAATGTCTAAAGAAAAGTGGTTAAGGCCAgacaaaagaaataaacaaaaagttttaaaaaatagtgaatCCTCAGTTTTTTGtgatatgttaattaataaatgttggcCTGATCAACAATTGCCATTGATGCATTTGGATGTTGATTTGGATATTTTATCTGATGATGGTGttgaattgaatttatatccaATACTACGAATTCTTGAAAATCAAAGGTTACGTAAtcaaaatgatgaaaatattttagaggCTGAAAAACAAGaa gattttattattttaagtgttcTCTTAATGCACATTCATCCAGATATATTAGAAAGAGAAAAAATCTTACATTCTCTTTTTAATATGAgaaaaaaacctaataaaaaaGAGAGAAGTTCAATTATAGGAG gtttatCTTGGTTCCTAAAATACTCAAATAgtgaattttttgaaaaagaatTATTGCCTCAATTATGGCATTTATTAATAGACAAATATGCCGAGAAAAGATTATTGGTTGCAGAGGCTTGTTCATGGTTTAGCCCTTTAATCAAc tgtgAATCTAGGCAATCTTTACTCTCTGTATTGCAACAAATGTTGATTGAAGACACCGATGAATCTGTACGTGCAGCTACTATTAAAAGTATTGCAATCAatactgtttatatttttgattctgACAAATATGCTCaa atCGAAGAACTTCTTTTTGTTGGcctaaaagataatttaaagtacATAGTTGAAATTACAATTGGAGTCTTGTTGCCAGTTTTAGCTAAATGGGCTTTTGACAAAGGCCGTTTACAATCCAACTGCTACTTGCGATTAATGAACTCTTTGACAACTCAAATTaag actcttgattctcaaaaaaaatcacaaaaaactGACCACTTAGAATCTAACTGCTGCTATATGGTTAATGCTATCCGTTCCATACTTCCGTACTTAGTGCTATTTGTAGCATCTGCCCCCGAATGTATATCATTGCAAAATGAAGATACACCAAGAGGAGAACTGA ggACAGGTTTTGCTGATATATGTGTAGGTTTGTGTAATCCACAAATATTCTACAATGAtccaaataatacaattggtACAGTAATGTGTACTTTTGATGCTGTTGTtgaggaaaataaaataacatggcCTAGACTACAGTGGCTTTTTGAATGCAT GTTGCCCTGCTTGATAGAATCTTCATCTTTGGTAtcaattgaaaatcaaaaacttttgCAGTCACTCATAGCATTATTTCAATCGTTTTGTTGTGGATTTGGCTCCAAGTTCACACAGAACAaa gtAAAaccattgtttataaaaaagataCAAGATCTTGAAAAATCTTTAGGTAAAATTGGTAACGCCTTACCATCAATGAgtcttatatgtatatacatgtgTTCAGTTTTAGCTCCAATTGAG cgTGAAGAACATGAGTTGGAggcaactttaaaaaaatatgtgtgcaCATTACCATTGTGCGGTGTTCCCATCGATGTATTGCACTTTACAGTTAGTCAACTAGCACTTAACCATCAACGTTtacatgaattaatattatcatctctCTGGGAAG GTGTAATTAGTCAAAAAGAAACAGTTCGTTTTGCTGTGACTGAACTATTATCGTCTGTCATGCCATACTTGtccgatataaatataactaatcgAATTGTGCCAGCTCTCATTACACTTTCAAATGATTCTAATTG tgaTGTAAAAATAGCCTTAGTTCCAGTTATTGGACGACTGATGATGTCAACAAATAATAAGGATACTATTGAAAAATGTCgttttcaaatgaaaagtCTTATGGATGATCGGACATTAAGTGATAGCATAGTATTTGCTACTGAACTCATAACAGCTTTTGGAAAATTGGCCCCCAAATCAGATCAAGTTTACAGAGAAGatg tgaTGATGGTGCAGTTAAATATGTACTCTGGTGTAGCTGTAAGAACATCAGatattacgaaaaaaatagaattgacTCGTGTATTGTTGGATGCGTTCAGTACAGTTCTTTATGAATGTACTTTATCTCCAAGTGCAATCACGTCATCTCTTTTGCCTAGTTTAAG gtGTTTAGAAGAACTCTGTAACGTTAATAATTTGTCTCAAAAAGAATTATCTACTATGTTGATTAAAGAAGCTGAGTCAAGGTTACCATCACAATCTGAAAt tggtAGCAGTGTAACCCAAGACTTGAAACCTAAAATGGTCAAAATGTTTCAATCATCAAATATTGCCAAACAAACAATGTTTTGgaagaaaaataatcaatctcaataa
- the LOC114119628 gene encoding RAB11-binding protein RELCH homolog isoform X1, with the protein MAEDGPSGPSYGDIAKKLLDDRLLLTALELHYELVEAGKELPGLREFFSNPSNFEHSSPQNDNISITLSMARSSSQATLDSLEMTRYSEDGDKTVNERVAILEFELRKAKDTINALRTNLTVAAVESEEFAGEDPKITQYDDRIKPHEQRVLNFLVNEYLMQHNYKLTSITFADENENQDFEIWDDVGLNISRPPHLLSLYRDRAKSYLKSDVSCQSEKYNCTNTATQMDGDYSDLTKIISDLENENENLLSQLQLLKSTKDLSDVTPKMSKEKWLRPDKRNKQKVLKNSESSVFCDMLINKCWPDQQLPLMHLDVDLDILSDDGVELNLYPILRILENQRLRNQNDENILEAEKQEDFIILSVLLMHIHPDILEREKILHSLFNMRKKPNKKERSSIIGGLSWFLKYSNSEFFEKELLPQLWHLLIDKYAEKRLLVAEACSWFSPLINCESRQSLLSVLQQMLIEDTDESVRAATIKSIAINTVYIFDSDKYAQIEELLFVGLKDNLKYIVEITIGVLLPVLAKWAFDKGRLQSNCYLRLMNSLTTQIKTLDSQKKSQKTDHLESNCCYMVNAIRSILPYLVLFVASAPECISLQNEDTPRGELRTGFADICVGLCNPQIFYNDPNNTIGTVMCTFDAVVEENKITWPRLQWLFECMLPCLIESSSLVSIENQKLLQSLIALFQSFCCGFGSKFTQNKVKPLFIKKIQDLEKSLGKIGNALPSMSLICIYMCSVLAPIEREEHELEATLKKYVCTLPLCGVPIDVLHFTVSQLALNHQRLHELILSSLWEGVISQKETVRFAVTELLSSVMPYLSDINITNRIVPALITLSNDSNCDVKIALVPVIGRLMMSTNNKDTIEKCRFQMKSLMDDRTLSDSIVFATELITAFGKLAPKSDQVYREDVMMVQLNMYSGVAVRTSDITKKIELTRVLLDAFSTVLYECTLSPSAITSSLLPSLRCLEELCNVNNLSQKELSTMLIKEAESRLPSQSEIGSSVTQDLKPKMVKMFQSSNIAKQTMFWKKNNQSQ; encoded by the exons ATGGCCGAGGACGGGCCGTCCGGTCCGAGCTACGGAGATATAGCCAAAAAACTGTTGGACGACCGTCTGTTGCTCACTGCCCTGGAACTCCATTACGAACTCGTCGAAGCCGGAAAGGAGCTACCTGGTCTCAGAGAGTTTTTCTCCAACCCCAGCAACTTTGAACACTCGTCCCCGCAAAATGACAACATCAGCATTACGCTGAGTATGG ctCGTTCGTCGAGTCAAGCTACATTGGACTCCTTGGAGATGACCAGGTACTCTGAAGATGGTGATAAAACGGTCAATGAACGAGTAGCTATCCTTGAGTTTGAACTACGCAAAGCCAAAGACACAATTAACGCCCTTAGAACGAATTTGACAGTGGCAGCTGtag aatctgAAGAATTTGCCGGGGAAGATCCTAAAATTACCCAATATGATGATAGAATTAAACCACATGAACAGAGAGTTctcaattttttagtaaatgaatacttaatgcaacataattataagttaacatCGATTACATTTGcagatgaaaatgaaaatcaa GATTTTGAAATCTGGGATGATGTTGGTCTGAATATTTCAAGACCACCtcatttattatcattgtatagaGATCGAGCTAAAAGTTACTTGAAATCAGATGTATCTTGTCAGAgtgaaaaatacaattgcACAAATACTGCTACCCAG ATGGATGGAGACTACAGTgacttaacaaaaataatctcTGATctagaaaatgaaaatgaaaatcttCTTTCTCAATTACaatt GCTCAAATCAACTAAAGATTTATCTGATGTAACCCCTAAAATGTCTAAAGAAAAGTGGTTAAGGCCAgacaaaagaaataaacaaaaagttttaaaaaatagtgaatCCTCAGTTTTTTGtgatatgttaattaataaatgttggcCTGATCAACAATTGCCATTGATGCATTTGGATGTTGATTTGGATATTTTATCTGATGATGGTGttgaattgaatttatatccaATACTACGAATTCTTGAAAATCAAAGGTTACGTAAtcaaaatgatgaaaatattttagaggCTGAAAAACAAGaa gattttattattttaagtgttcTCTTAATGCACATTCATCCAGATATATTAGAAAGAGAAAAAATCTTACATTCTCTTTTTAATATGAgaaaaaaacctaataaaaaaGAGAGAAGTTCAATTATAGGAG gtttatCTTGGTTCCTAAAATACTCAAATAgtgaattttttgaaaaagaatTATTGCCTCAATTATGGCATTTATTAATAGACAAATATGCCGAGAAAAGATTATTGGTTGCAGAGGCTTGTTCATGGTTTAGCCCTTTAATCAAc tgtgAATCTAGGCAATCTTTACTCTCTGTATTGCAACAAATGTTGATTGAAGACACCGATGAATCTGTACGTGCAGCTACTATTAAAAGTATTGCAATCAatactgtttatatttttgattctgACAAATATGCTCaa atCGAAGAACTTCTTTTTGTTGGcctaaaagataatttaaagtacATAGTTGAAATTACAATTGGAGTCTTGTTGCCAGTTTTAGCTAAATGGGCTTTTGACAAAGGCCGTTTACAATCCAACTGCTACTTGCGATTAATGAACTCTTTGACAACTCAAATTaag actcttgattctcaaaaaaaatcacaaaaaactGACCACTTAGAATCTAACTGCTGCTATATGGTTAATGCTATCCGTTCCATACTTCCGTACTTAGTGCTATTTGTAGCATCTGCCCCCGAATGTATATCATTGCAAAATGAAGATACACCAAGAGGAGAACTGA ggACAGGTTTTGCTGATATATGTGTAGGTTTGTGTAATCCACAAATATTCTACAATGAtccaaataatacaattggtACAGTAATGTGTACTTTTGATGCTGTTGTtgaggaaaataaaataacatggcCTAGACTACAGTGGCTTTTTGAATGCAT GTTGCCCTGCTTGATAGAATCTTCATCTTTGGTAtcaattgaaaatcaaaaacttttgCAGTCACTCATAGCATTATTTCAATCGTTTTGTTGTGGATTTGGCTCCAAGTTCACACAGAACAaa gtAAAaccattgtttataaaaaagataCAAGATCTTGAAAAATCTTTAGGTAAAATTGGTAACGCCTTACCATCAATGAgtcttatatgtatatacatgtgTTCAGTTTTAGCTCCAATTGAG cgTGAAGAACATGAGTTGGAggcaactttaaaaaaatatgtgtgcaCATTACCATTGTGCGGTGTTCCCATCGATGTATTGCACTTTACAGTTAGTCAACTAGCACTTAACCATCAACGTTtacatgaattaatattatcatctctCTGGGAAG GTGTAATTAGTCAAAAAGAAACAGTTCGTTTTGCTGTGACTGAACTATTATCGTCTGTCATGCCATACTTGtccgatataaatataactaatcgAATTGTGCCAGCTCTCATTACACTTTCAAATGATTCTAATTG tgaTGTAAAAATAGCCTTAGTTCCAGTTATTGGACGACTGATGATGTCAACAAATAATAAGGATACTATTGAAAAATGTCgttttcaaatgaaaagtCTTATGGATGATCGGACATTAAGTGATAGCATAGTATTTGCTACTGAACTCATAACAGCTTTTGGAAAATTGGCCCCCAAATCAGATCAAGTTTACAGAGAAGatg tgaTGATGGTGCAGTTAAATATGTACTCTGGTGTAGCTGTAAGAACATCAGatattacgaaaaaaatagaattgacTCGTGTATTGTTGGATGCGTTCAGTACAGTTCTTTATGAATGTACTTTATCTCCAAGTGCAATCACGTCATCTCTTTTGCCTAGTTTAAG gtGTTTAGAAGAACTCTGTAACGTTAATAATTTGTCTCAAAAAGAATTATCTACTATGTTGATTAAAGAAGCTGAGTCAAGGTTACCATCACAATCTGAAAt tggtAGCAGTGTAACCCAAGACTTGAAACCTAAAATGGTCAAAATGTTTCAATCATCAAATATTGCCAAACAAACAATGTTTTGgaagaaaaataatcaatctcaataa
- the LOC114119628 gene encoding RAB11-binding protein RELCH homolog isoform X3, whose product MQHNYKLTSITFADENENQDFEIWDDVGLNISRPPHLLSLYRDRAKSYLKSDVSCQSEKYNCTNTATQMDGDYSDLTKIISDLENENENLLSQLQLLKSTKDLSDVTPKMSKEKWLRPDKRNKQKVLKNSESSVFCDMLINKCWPDQQLPLMHLDVDLDILSDDGVELNLYPILRILENQRLRNQNDENILEAEKQEDFIILSVLLMHIHPDILEREKILHSLFNMRKKPNKKERSSIIGGLSWFLKYSNSEFFEKELLPQLWHLLIDKYAEKRLLVAEACSWFSPLINCESRQSLLSVLQQMLIEDTDESVRAATIKSIAINTVYIFDSDKYAQIEELLFVGLKDNLKYIVEITIGVLLPVLAKWAFDKGRLQSNCYLRLMNSLTTQIKTLDSQKKSQKTDHLESNCCYMVNAIRSILPYLVLFVASAPECISLQNEDTPRGELRTGFADICVGLCNPQIFYNDPNNTIGTVMCTFDAVVEENKITWPRLQWLFECMLPCLIESSSLVSIENQKLLQSLIALFQSFCCGFGSKFTQNKVKPLFIKKIQDLEKSLGKIGNALPSMSLICIYMCSVLAPIEREEHELEATLKKYVCTLPLCGVPIDVLHFTVSQLALNHQRLHELILSSLWEGVISQKETVRFAVTELLSSVMPYLSDINITNRIVPALITLSNDSNCDVKIALVPVIGRLMMSTNNKDTIEKCRFQMKSLMDDRTLSDSIVFATELITAFGKLAPKSDQVYREDVMMVQLNMYSGVAVRTSDITKKIELTRVLLDAFSTVLYECTLSPSAITSSLLPSLRCLEELCNVNNLSQKELSTMLIKEAESRLPSQSEIGSSVTQDLKPKMVKMFQSSNIAKQTMFWKKNNQSQ is encoded by the exons atgcaacataattataagttaacatCGATTACATTTGcagatgaaaatgaaaatcaa GATTTTGAAATCTGGGATGATGTTGGTCTGAATATTTCAAGACCACCtcatttattatcattgtatagaGATCGAGCTAAAAGTTACTTGAAATCAGATGTATCTTGTCAGAgtgaaaaatacaattgcACAAATACTGCTACCCAG ATGGATGGAGACTACAGTgacttaacaaaaataatctcTGATctagaaaatgaaaatgaaaatcttCTTTCTCAATTACaatt GCTCAAATCAACTAAAGATTTATCTGATGTAACCCCTAAAATGTCTAAAGAAAAGTGGTTAAGGCCAgacaaaagaaataaacaaaaagttttaaaaaatagtgaatCCTCAGTTTTTTGtgatatgttaattaataaatgttggcCTGATCAACAATTGCCATTGATGCATTTGGATGTTGATTTGGATATTTTATCTGATGATGGTGttgaattgaatttatatccaATACTACGAATTCTTGAAAATCAAAGGTTACGTAAtcaaaatgatgaaaatattttagaggCTGAAAAACAAGaa gattttattattttaagtgttcTCTTAATGCACATTCATCCAGATATATTAGAAAGAGAAAAAATCTTACATTCTCTTTTTAATATGAgaaaaaaacctaataaaaaaGAGAGAAGTTCAATTATAGGAG gtttatCTTGGTTCCTAAAATACTCAAATAgtgaattttttgaaaaagaatTATTGCCTCAATTATGGCATTTATTAATAGACAAATATGCCGAGAAAAGATTATTGGTTGCAGAGGCTTGTTCATGGTTTAGCCCTTTAATCAAc tgtgAATCTAGGCAATCTTTACTCTCTGTATTGCAACAAATGTTGATTGAAGACACCGATGAATCTGTACGTGCAGCTACTATTAAAAGTATTGCAATCAatactgtttatatttttgattctgACAAATATGCTCaa atCGAAGAACTTCTTTTTGTTGGcctaaaagataatttaaagtacATAGTTGAAATTACAATTGGAGTCTTGTTGCCAGTTTTAGCTAAATGGGCTTTTGACAAAGGCCGTTTACAATCCAACTGCTACTTGCGATTAATGAACTCTTTGACAACTCAAATTaag actcttgattctcaaaaaaaatcacaaaaaactGACCACTTAGAATCTAACTGCTGCTATATGGTTAATGCTATCCGTTCCATACTTCCGTACTTAGTGCTATTTGTAGCATCTGCCCCCGAATGTATATCATTGCAAAATGAAGATACACCAAGAGGAGAACTGA ggACAGGTTTTGCTGATATATGTGTAGGTTTGTGTAATCCACAAATATTCTACAATGAtccaaataatacaattggtACAGTAATGTGTACTTTTGATGCTGTTGTtgaggaaaataaaataacatggcCTAGACTACAGTGGCTTTTTGAATGCAT GTTGCCCTGCTTGATAGAATCTTCATCTTTGGTAtcaattgaaaatcaaaaacttttgCAGTCACTCATAGCATTATTTCAATCGTTTTGTTGTGGATTTGGCTCCAAGTTCACACAGAACAaa gtAAAaccattgtttataaaaaagataCAAGATCTTGAAAAATCTTTAGGTAAAATTGGTAACGCCTTACCATCAATGAgtcttatatgtatatacatgtgTTCAGTTTTAGCTCCAATTGAG cgTGAAGAACATGAGTTGGAggcaactttaaaaaaatatgtgtgcaCATTACCATTGTGCGGTGTTCCCATCGATGTATTGCACTTTACAGTTAGTCAACTAGCACTTAACCATCAACGTTtacatgaattaatattatcatctctCTGGGAAG GTGTAATTAGTCAAAAAGAAACAGTTCGTTTTGCTGTGACTGAACTATTATCGTCTGTCATGCCATACTTGtccgatataaatataactaatcgAATTGTGCCAGCTCTCATTACACTTTCAAATGATTCTAATTG tgaTGTAAAAATAGCCTTAGTTCCAGTTATTGGACGACTGATGATGTCAACAAATAATAAGGATACTATTGAAAAATGTCgttttcaaatgaaaagtCTTATGGATGATCGGACATTAAGTGATAGCATAGTATTTGCTACTGAACTCATAACAGCTTTTGGAAAATTGGCCCCCAAATCAGATCAAGTTTACAGAGAAGatg tgaTGATGGTGCAGTTAAATATGTACTCTGGTGTAGCTGTAAGAACATCAGatattacgaaaaaaatagaattgacTCGTGTATTGTTGGATGCGTTCAGTACAGTTCTTTATGAATGTACTTTATCTCCAAGTGCAATCACGTCATCTCTTTTGCCTAGTTTAAG gtGTTTAGAAGAACTCTGTAACGTTAATAATTTGTCTCAAAAAGAATTATCTACTATGTTGATTAAAGAAGCTGAGTCAAGGTTACCATCACAATCTGAAAt tggtAGCAGTGTAACCCAAGACTTGAAACCTAAAATGGTCAAAATGTTTCAATCATCAAATATTGCCAAACAAACAATGTTTTGgaagaaaaataatcaatctcaataa